In Methylobacterium aquaticum, the following are encoded in one genomic region:
- a CDS encoding glutathione S-transferase family protein, whose product MITFYFNGSPNPTKVALFLEEAGLPYEPVAVDTRKGEQFAPDFLKLNPNGKVPAIVDDGTVVFDSNAILLYLAEKTGRYLPPAEERGALLSWLMFVATGIGPFSGQAVHFRHFAPETVPYANTRYQYEVKRHYGVLDGHLAGREWMVGDAYGIVDMAVWGWARMLPFVLGEGAFDAFPNLKRHTDAITARPAAAKAVALKDRFPFKAELDAEARGHMFKHLKPAV is encoded by the coding sequence ATGATCACGTTCTACTTCAACGGCTCGCCCAACCCGACCAAGGTCGCGCTCTTCCTGGAGGAAGCCGGGCTGCCCTACGAGCCGGTGGCGGTGGATACCCGCAAGGGCGAGCAATTCGCGCCCGACTTCCTGAAGCTCAACCCGAACGGCAAGGTGCCGGCGATCGTCGACGACGGCACGGTGGTGTTCGATTCGAACGCGATCCTGCTCTACCTCGCCGAGAAGACCGGCCGATATCTGCCGCCGGCCGAGGAGCGCGGCGCGCTCCTGTCCTGGCTGATGTTCGTCGCGACCGGCATCGGGCCGTTCTCGGGCCAGGCGGTGCATTTCCGCCATTTCGCCCCCGAGACGGTGCCGTACGCCAACACCCGCTACCAGTACGAGGTGAAGCGCCATTACGGCGTCCTCGACGGGCACCTCGCCGGGCGCGAGTGGATGGTGGGCGACGCCTACGGGATCGTCGACATGGCGGTGTGGGGCTGGGCGCGGATGCTGCCCTTCGTGCTCGGCGAGGGCGCCTTCGACGCCTTCCCGAACCTGAAGCGCCATACCGACGCGATCACCGCCCGCCCCGCCGCCGCGAAGGCCGTCGCCTTGAAGGACCGCTTCCCCTTCAAGGCGGAACTCGACGCCGAGGCGCGCGGGCACATGTTCAAGCACCTGAAGCCGGCCGTCTGA
- a CDS encoding AbrB/MazE/SpoVT family DNA-binding domain-containing protein: MLVQFAKWGNSIALRIPSHALRELGAAEGTTADLSVESGKLIVKPIHQQPRYSLDELLAGITEENIYEEYFADAPRGAEIA, from the coding sequence ATGCTCGTGCAGTTCGCAAAATGGGGCAATAGTATCGCCCTGCGTATTCCGAGCCACGCATTACGTGAGCTTGGCGCGGCAGAAGGCACGACGGCAGACCTGAGCGTCGAATCCGGAAAATTGATCGTGAAGCCCATTCACCAGCAGCCCCGCTACTCGCTCGACGAGTTGCTCGCCGGCATCACGGAAGAGAATATTTATGAAGAATATTTCGCGGATGCTCCGCGAGGCGCAGAAATCGCCTGA
- the modB gene encoding molybdate ABC transporter permease subunit codes for MFLTPDEWSALRLSLLVASVATTASLLPGLAVAYLLARREFRGRALLDGLVHLPLILPPVVTGYVLLLAFGRRGWFGPALAEVGIVFSFRWTGAALACAVMGFPLMVRAMRLSLEAVDRKLEQAAGTLGASPAAVFLVVTLPLALPGILAGAVLAFAKAMGEFGATITFVSNIPGETQTLPSAIYTLTQVPGGEAGALRLTLVSVALSMTALLASEWLARRARRRLGA; via the coding sequence CTGTTCCTCACCCCCGACGAGTGGAGCGCGCTCCGGCTCAGCCTGCTGGTGGCGAGCGTGGCGACGACGGCGAGCCTGCTGCCGGGGCTTGCCGTCGCCTATCTCCTCGCCCGGCGGGAATTCCGCGGCCGGGCGCTCCTCGACGGGCTGGTCCACCTGCCCCTGATCCTGCCGCCGGTGGTGACCGGCTACGTGCTGCTGCTGGCCTTCGGGCGCCGGGGATGGTTCGGGCCGGCTCTGGCCGAGGTCGGGATCGTGTTCTCGTTCCGCTGGACCGGGGCGGCGCTCGCCTGCGCGGTGATGGGCTTTCCGCTGATGGTGCGGGCGATGCGGCTCTCCCTCGAGGCGGTCGACCGCAAGCTGGAACAGGCCGCCGGCACGCTCGGGGCCTCGCCGGCCGCGGTCTTCCTCGTGGTCACGCTGCCGCTCGCGCTCCCGGGCATCCTCGCCGGGGCGGTGCTCGCTTTCGCCAAGGCGATGGGCGAGTTCGGCGCCACCATCACCTTCGTGTCGAACATTCCGGGCGAGACCCAGACGCTTCCGTCCGCGATCTACACCCTGACCCAGGTGCCGGGGGGCGAGGCGGGGGCGCTCCGCCTCACCCTGGTCTCCGTCGCCCTGTCGATGACGGCACTGCTCGCCTCCGAGTGGCTGGCCCGGCGGGCGAGGCGCAGGCTGGGCGCATGA
- a CDS encoding type II toxin-antitoxin system PemK/MazF family toxin: MLREAQKSPDQPHCPDFGEIIALDFSPQAGREQAGIRPALVLTPKRYNTVTRLCIVCPITSRVKDYPFAVPVPPGIALPPGLGLLDGAEQDSLRGVVLSDQAKSVSWHERGACPLAVAPPELMADVRARLAALIGLA, translated from the coding sequence ATGCTCCGCGAGGCGCAGAAATCGCCTGATCAGCCGCACTGCCCGGATTTCGGCGAAATTATTGCCCTCGACTTCAGCCCGCAGGCCGGGCGCGAGCAGGCCGGCATCCGCCCGGCCCTCGTGCTTACGCCGAAGCGCTATAATACAGTGACGCGGCTTTGCATCGTCTGCCCGATCACCAGCCGCGTGAAGGATTATCCTTTCGCGGTTCCGGTCCCGCCGGGCATTGCCCTCCCGCCAGGTCTCGGCCTCCTCGACGGAGCGGAACAGGACAGCTTGCGCGGCGTCGTGCTGTCCGACCAAGCGAAGAGCGTGTCATGGCACGAGCGCGGTGCGTGCCCGCTTGCCGTTGCTCCGCCCGAACTGATGGCCGACGTGCGCGCCCGCCTCGCGGCCTTGATCGGGCTTGCCTGA
- a CDS encoding HpcH/HpaI aldolase family protein, whose translation MKSFDNPFKRALAEGRRQAGLWMTTGSPGITELAAGAGFAWMLIDMEHSPNDLIQVVDHLRAAEGGTAEPVVRVPWNEPVMVKRLLDQGARSLMFPFVQNAEEARRAVAATRYPPHGIRGFAGTSRATGYGLRPDYHARSGGEVCVIVQVETREALEAAGEIAAVEGVDGVFIGPNDLAASMGHLGEPNAAPVRAEIAAALPRIRGAGKAAGLLNFNEAGAKADFEAGFAFVAVAGDAHLLARETQRVAKLF comes from the coding sequence ATGAAATCCTTCGACAACCCGTTCAAGCGCGCCCTGGCTGAAGGGCGGCGGCAGGCCGGCCTGTGGATGACCACCGGGTCACCCGGCATCACCGAGCTCGCCGCCGGTGCCGGCTTCGCCTGGATGCTGATCGACATGGAGCATTCGCCCAACGACCTGATCCAGGTCGTCGACCACTTGCGGGCGGCGGAAGGCGGCACCGCCGAGCCGGTGGTGCGGGTGCCGTGGAACGAGCCGGTGATGGTCAAGCGCCTGCTCGACCAGGGCGCCCGCTCGCTGATGTTCCCGTTCGTGCAGAACGCCGAGGAGGCGCGCCGGGCCGTCGCCGCGACGCGCTACCCGCCCCACGGCATCCGGGGCTTTGCCGGCACCTCCCGGGCCACCGGTTACGGCCTGCGGCCGGACTACCACGCCCGCTCGGGGGGCGAGGTCTGCGTCATCGTGCAGGTCGAGACCAGGGAGGCGCTGGAGGCCGCCGGCGAGATCGCCGCGGTGGAGGGCGTCGACGGCGTGTTCATCGGCCCGAACGATCTCGCCGCCAGCATGGGCCATCTCGGGGAGCCCAACGCGGCCCCGGTCCGGGCCGAGATCGCCGCGGCGCTGCCGCGCATCCGCGGAGCCGGCAAGGCAGCGGGCCTCCTCAACTTCAACGAGGCCGGCGCCAAGGCCGATTTCGAGGCCGGATTCGCCTTCGTGGCGGTGGCCGGCGACGCCCACTTGCTTGCCCGCGAGACGCAGCGGGTCGCGAAGCTCTTCTGA
- a CDS encoding M23 family metallopeptidase: protein MSAFVDAPSLPASPAASRPPRQALNLRWLAGSLLTGITGAGLIGVALFLAAADGVVATPPERALPPHGEGGSGDVARKGDRLVRDEMIVATKTAFKAPMSERAGEREVIRVHAYVQIATELPLRAPDVPVPPFDPLRSARIEAPAAAEGDTDPAETAVTLTRSPLAEAALDDEAPALTDAEVDALVAETQSLAGGTLPPAFPAERLLSRALRPAALPDDPGVEARFRNIEVRILPENLTEIPETSTGGEDARLFEERDVVLAKDQSLADLLKRNGAEPARLAAMLASLSARAKGELSEGQHVRLLIAPEGDSKGSARGIVRVTLYGEDGIQEIVAANDRGGFVSVAPPRAGAAQDDDDESGVTLYESLYGTALKNGVPRPIIEEMVMALATSTDLQQRTNAGDRAELFFTEDDDAKPELLYVGLRIHDETYGLYRYRVPGTPEVDYLDPNGRSSQKFLMRRPVAEGRISSPFGPRLHPILGYSRPHNGVDWAATRGTPIMATGDGTVVSAGARSGYGNRVELQHANGYTTAYNHMARIARGIAPGARVRLGQVIGAVGTTGLSTGPHVHYEVAINGRFVDPMKIRLPSARELTGPNLAAFRQAEEQIDALRQKHGGKTVAERT from the coding sequence TTGTCCGCTTTCGTCGACGCGCCCTCCCTCCCCGCTTCGCCTGCCGCATCGCGGCCGCCCCGGCAGGCCCTCAACCTGCGCTGGCTCGCCGGCAGCCTGCTCACCGGGATCACCGGCGCCGGGCTGATCGGCGTGGCGCTCTTCCTCGCCGCCGCCGACGGCGTGGTCGCGACGCCGCCCGAGCGGGCCCTGCCGCCCCATGGCGAGGGCGGCTCCGGCGACGTCGCCCGCAAGGGCGACCGGCTGGTGCGCGACGAGATGATCGTGGCGACCAAGACCGCCTTCAAGGCGCCGATGAGCGAGCGCGCCGGGGAGCGCGAGGTGATCCGCGTCCACGCCTACGTGCAGATCGCCACCGAGTTGCCCCTGCGGGCGCCCGACGTGCCGGTGCCGCCCTTCGACCCCCTGCGCAGCGCCCGGATCGAGGCGCCGGCCGCCGCCGAGGGCGATACCGATCCGGCCGAGACCGCCGTCACCCTGACGCGCAGCCCTCTCGCCGAGGCGGCGCTCGACGACGAGGCGCCGGCCCTCACCGATGCGGAGGTCGACGCCCTGGTCGCCGAGACCCAGAGCCTCGCCGGGGGAACGCTGCCGCCGGCCTTCCCGGCCGAGCGCCTGCTGTCCCGGGCCCTGCGGCCGGCCGCCCTCCCCGACGATCCGGGGGTCGAGGCGCGGTTCCGCAACATCGAGGTCCGGATCCTCCCCGAGAACCTGACCGAGATCCCCGAGACCAGCACCGGCGGAGAGGATGCACGCCTGTTCGAGGAGCGCGACGTGGTGCTGGCCAAGGACCAGAGCCTGGCGGACCTCCTGAAGCGCAACGGCGCGGAGCCGGCGCGGCTCGCCGCCATGCTGGCAAGCCTCAGCGCCCGGGCGAAGGGCGAGCTGTCCGAGGGCCAGCACGTGCGCCTGCTCATCGCGCCGGAGGGCGACAGCAAGGGGAGCGCGCGCGGCATCGTGCGCGTCACCCTCTACGGCGAGGACGGCATCCAGGAGATCGTCGCCGCCAACGACCGCGGCGGCTTCGTGTCGGTGGCACCGCCCCGGGCGGGGGCCGCGCAGGACGACGACGACGAATCCGGCGTCACCCTCTACGAGAGCCTGTACGGCACCGCGCTCAAGAACGGCGTGCCGCGCCCGATCATCGAGGAGATGGTCATGGCGCTGGCGACCTCCACGGACCTGCAGCAGCGCACCAATGCGGGCGATCGGGCCGAGTTGTTCTTCACCGAGGACGACGACGCCAAGCCCGAACTGCTCTATGTCGGACTGCGCATCCACGACGAGACCTACGGCCTCTATCGCTACCGGGTGCCCGGCACGCCCGAGGTCGACTACCTCGACCCGAACGGCCGCTCGAGCCAGAAATTCCTGATGCGTCGCCCGGTGGCGGAGGGGCGGATCTCGTCGCCCTTCGGTCCCCGGCTGCACCCGATCCTCGGCTATTCCCGGCCGCATAACGGCGTCGACTGGGCGGCGACCCGCGGCACGCCGATCATGGCGACCGGCGACGGCACGGTGGTCTCGGCCGGCGCCCGATCGGGCTACGGCAACCGGGTCGAGCTCCAGCACGCCAACGGCTACACCACGGCCTACAACCACATGGCCCGGATCGCCCGCGGCATCGCGCCGGGCGCCCGGGTGCGCCTCGGCCAGGTGATCGGCGCGGTCGGCACCACCGGCCTCTCGACCGGCCCGCACGTCCATTACGAGGTCGCGATCAACGGCCGCTTCGTCGACCCGATGAAGATCCGCCTGCCGAGCGCCCGCGAGCTGACCGGCCCGAACCTCGCCGCCTTCCGCCAGGCCGAGGAGCAGATCGACGCGCTGCGGCAGAAGCACGGGGGCAAGACGGTGGCGGAGCGGACGTGA